In a single window of the Coffea eugenioides isolate CCC68of chromosome 3, Ceug_1.0, whole genome shotgun sequence genome:
- the LOC113764537 gene encoding putative late blight resistance protein homolog R1B-16, translating to MEMASTCSIDRVLLVLESTQNSLRDRYVLFDVIFDAIKDMKFLKTFVMCARKWSQSNDLYLESDNVVKKVSLPSFLSCIEDTVHKYEEDIHSLFLRSEKDKQEIENYNIGSYYSMFRELGKSIKSLKQEIIQIYFALASSSRSLQSNSCMTDDELLEFIDLILQNLADLKPLKLDWVLGESSISATLSAQVQALEAKLTFLKSFIPFAKMRGTADIPALLLAHFEVVALNAARLSCMCSYCDDAEEMQIYGQQQKIRAVDFHVYETCMEVLRASYCSASLHTPRMQDKQILSNFNDSLISCLWELLCYSSSFMDSMKDEMHILYARLRFLRRILREHHEMMDEQNEKIGALLSEAGIILFSPTLSRVIEGEVSFSESTQVLDFCDMLANTNIHIKHFKDQISGSSTIESLPNSSHSLRAPEVSQTSSRMLSKGKMPIAHEVMVGLDDEAAKVIERLIWGPEQVEIVPIVGMAGLGKTTLAKKVYNDSSVICNFHIRLWCTVSQEFNMKSLLIQILCPDAKHSRVDDEFQNLDEHALLEMLRKKLMKNRYLVVFDDVWDIGAWHELGIAFPNDKNGSRIIFTSQSSNVASQVQYGGEPHYLRPLSEKESFELLQKKVFGKEDCPQALHGLGMEIAKKCRGLPLALVVVAGVLATIEHDICVWEEFAESLTSTMVSGTDQCKKSLELSYEHLPYHLKACLLYFAAFREDEKIGAKNLMRLWIAEGFVEKVEGKRSEDTAEEHLMDLIGRNLVMASESRSIGGVKTCYIHDLIFEFCKTEAKAKNFLQVLRGYDELSTVNVPPYLHRLSICSSGEDFIESKLFCPHLGTLLFFDATPEDEFELRKISFLFCICKHLEVLNLEDINLRLKELPTEVESLLCLRYLALKGRTMEFIPPSIAKLSHLETFILNSCMTVSLPDSIWNMKNLRHVYVRGDVAIGLSSNDNNVVENLSNLDTLSTLCIYFDQGGENILRRIPNVRRLKIFCLALNALNRACRNMSQLECLESLTLGSFNFSGSREHVELSFPMNLKKLCLSFLGLPCRKMSLIEQLPNLEVLKLRVQSMKGQKWELMEGGFPKLRVLTLSELDFVEWTETDPHSDDYFPCLQQLKLLKNSNLEMVPACLGRISTLETIKVRFCRDGVDSLIRKIEEAQKNYGNENLKVIIIG from the coding sequence ATGGAGATggcctccacttgcagcatcgatCGTGTCTTGCTTGTTCTAGAGTCGACCCAGAACAGCTTACGAGACCGGTACGTTCTTTTCGATGTTATTTTCGATGCAATCAAAGAcatgaaatttctcaaaacATTTGTTATGTGTGCAAGAAAGTGGAGCCAAAGCAATGATTTGTACTTGGAATCTGACAATGTTGTGAAGAAGGTGAGTCTTCCATCTTTCTTATCTTGCATCGAAGATACCGTTCACAAATATGAGGAGGATATTCACTCTCTTTTCCTTAGATCAGAAAAGGATAAACAAGAAATTGAGAACTATAATATTGGTAGTTATTATAGCATGTTCAGGGAACTTGGGAAATCGATCAAATCACTGAAGcaagaaatcatccaaatttacTTTGCTTTGGCAAGCAGCAGCAGGTCATTGCAATCAAATTCTTGTATGACAGATGATGAACTGTTGGAATTCATAGACCTCATCCTACAAAATCTAGCAGATTTGAAGCCCTTGAAGTTGGATTGGGTACTTGGTGAATCGTCTATTTCTGCTACTTTGagtgctcaagtccaagcccttgAAGCAAAGCTGACATTCTTGAAAAGCTTCATTCCCTTTGCCAAAATGCGAGGAACTGCAGATATTCCTGCCTTGCTATTGGCGCACTTTGAAGTGGTGGCTTTGAACGCAGCACGCCTCTCTTGCATGTGTTCTTATTGCGATGATGCTGAGGAAATGCAGATATATGGACAACAACAGAAGATCAGAGCTGTTGATTTTCATGTCTACGAGACTTGTATGGAAGTACTTAGAGCTTCATACTGCTCAGCATCGTTACATACACCAAGGATGCAGGATAAGCAGATACTGAGCAACTTCAATGATTCTCTTATAAGTTGTCTCTGGGAGCTGTTATGCTACAGTTCAAGTTTTATGGATTCTATGAAAGATGAAATGCACATACTCTATGCACGACTGAGATTCTTGAGAAGGATTTTAAGGGAGCATCATGAGATGATGGatgaacaaaatgaaaaaattggagCTCTCCTTAGTGAGGCAGGGATTATACTCTTCTCGCCCACTCTGAGCAGAGTGATAGAAGGAGAAGTTAGCTTCTCAGAATCCACCCAGGTTCTTGATTTTTGTGATATGCTGGCCAATACCAACATCCATATCAAGCATTTTAAGGATCAGATCAGTGGCTCAAGTACTATAGAGAGTCTTCCTAATTCCTCTCATAGCTTAAGAGCACCAGAAGTTAGCCAGACTTCCAGCCGCATGCTATCAAAAGGTAAAATGCCAATAGCCCATGAAGTCATGGTTGGTCTTGATGATGAGGCAGCAAAAGTAATTGAACGACTTATATGGGGACCAGAACAGGTGGAAATTGTTCCCATTGTGGGAATGGCTGGGCTTGGTAAGACAACTTTAGCcaaaaaagtttacaatgataGTTCAGTAATCTGTAACTTCCACATTCGTCTTTGGTGCACTGTTTCTCAAGAATTTAACATGAAAAGCTTGTTAATACAAATTTTGTGCCCTGATGCCAAACATTCCAGGGTGGATGATGAGTTTCAAAATCTGGATGAACATGCATTGCTTGAAATGCTCCGCAAAAAGCTAATGAAGAATCGTtatcttgttgtttttgatGATGTCTGGGACATTGGGGCATGGCATGAGCTGGGAATTGCATTCCCGAATGACAAGAATGGAAGTAGAATCATCTTCACGAGTCAATCTTCTAATGTAGCTTCACAGGTTCAATATGGTGGAGAACCTCACTATCTTCGCCCACTCAGTGAGAAAGAAAGTTTTGAATTACTTCAGAAGAAGGTATTTGGAAAAGAAGATTGTCCTCAAGCATTGCATGGATTGGGAATGGAGATTGCCAAAAAGTGCAGGGGATTGCCACTTGCACTTGTTGTTGTAGCTGGAGTCCTTGCAACTATAGAGCATGATATTTGTGTTTGGGAAGAATTTGCTGAAAGTTTAACTTCGACCATGGTGTCTGGTACAGACCAGTGCAAGAAGTCATTGGAGCTCAGTTATGAGCATTTACCATATCACTTGAAGGCATGCTTACTGTATTTTGCTGCATTTCGAGAAGATGAAAAAATTGGTGCCAAGAATTTGATGCGTCTATGGATTGCAGAAGGCTTTGTGGAAAAAGTTGAAGGAAAGAGGTCAGAGGACACTGCAGAAGAACATCTGATGGACCTAATTGGTCGAAATTTAGTTATGGCAAGTGAAAGCAGATCCATTGGTGGAGTCAAAACTTGTTACATTCACGATTTGATATTTGAGTTCTGTAAGACAGAGGCAAAGGCAAAGAATTTTCTTCAGGTCCTGCGAGGATATGATGAGCTTTCTACCGTTAATGTACCTCCCTACCTACATCGATTGTCCATTTGCTCCAGTGGAGAAGATTTTATAGAGTCAAAGCTATTTTGTCCACATTTAGGTACTCTGCTATTCTTTGATGCTACTCCAGAAGATGAGTTTGAGTTGCGTAAGATCTCATTCCTTTTTTGCATCTGCAAACATCTTGAAGTTTTGAATTTAGAGGACATTAACCTGAGGCTGAAGGAGCTTCCAACTGAAGTCGAATCACTTCTTTGTTTGAGGTACTTAGCCCTTAAAGGTCGGACCATGGAATTCATTCCACCATCTATAGCCAAGCTCTCACATTTGGAAACCTTCATTCTAAATTCTTGCATGACGGTTTCATTGCCAGATAGCATCTGGAACATGAAGAATTTGAGGCATGTATATGTAAGGGGTGACGTTGCTATTGGTCTTTCTTCCAATGACAATAATGTTGTTGAAAACCTCTCCAATTTAGACACACTCTCTACTCTGTGTATTTATTTTGATCAAGGGGGAGAGAACATATTGAGAAGGATTCCCAACGTTCGCCGACttaaaattttctgtttggCACTAAATGCACTAAATAGAGCATGCCGCAACATGAGTCAGCTAGAATGCCTAGAATCACTCACCTTGGGGAGCTTCAACTTCTCAGGTTCACGAGAACATGTCGAGCTTTCTTTTCCcatgaatttgaaaaagttgTGTCTTTCCTTCCTGGGCCTTCCCTGTAGGAAAATGTCATTGATTGAACAACTACCCAATCTTGAAGTCCTCAAATTAAGAGTCCAGTCAATGAAGGGCCAAAAATGGGAGCTGATGGAAGGAGGATTCCCTAAACTCAGGGTCTTGACTTTGTCTGAATTAGACTTTGTGGAGTGGACAGAGACAGACCCTCACAGTGATGATTACTTCCCGTGCCTTCAGCAATTAAAACTCCTCAAAAATTCTAATTTGGAAATGGTGCCTGCTTGTTTAGGGCGTATATCTACTCTTGAAACAATTAAGGTCAGATTTTGCAGAGATGGTGTCGACTCTTTAATacggaaaattgaagaagcacAGAAAAATTATGGAAATGAGAATCTGAAGGTCATCATCATAGGTTGA
- the LOC113766209 gene encoding cytosolic sulfotransferase 7-like: protein MITKKNNTSKRNANKNGPGQENGRSDAPPSAGGAGRRPGKRTGDGPVTCSEKDLGVGKAATEGSEHVWTTVWDHVLDYWKASLDKSRKVLFLKYEQMTQEPAFYLKLLAQVLGCPISQEEETAGAVDEILGLCSFDHLRNLEVNKSETWWILRNQVFFRNGKVGDWKNYLTSEMAERLEQITAQKFHGSGLDL from the exons ATGATCACAAAAAAGAATAATACTAGTAAAAGGAATGCAAACAAGAATGGTCCTGGACAGGAAAATGGAAGGAGTGACGCACCACCATCAGCAGGAGGAGCTGGGCGGAGGCCGGGAAAGAGGACTGGAGATGGTCCAGTTACATGTAGCGAAAAGGATTTGGGGGTAGGGAAGGCGGCTACTGAAG GGAGTGAGCATGTCTGGACGACTGTTTGGGATCATGTTTTAGATTACTGGAAAGCAAGCTTGGACAAGTCCCGAAAAGTACTTTTTCTGAAGTATGAACAAATGACACAAGAACCAGCATTTTACCTGAAACTTCTTGCCCAGGTCTTGGGTTGTCCAATTTCTCAGGAGGAAGAGACAGCAGGAGCGGTTGATGAGATTTTAGGGCTCTGTAGTTTTGATCACTTGAGAAATTTGGAGGTGAACAAGAGCGAGACCTGGTGGATTCTTAGGAATCAGGTATTTTTTCGTAACGGTAAGGTTGGAGATTGGAAAAATTATCTTACAAGTGAGATGGCAGAGCGGCTAGAGCAGATCACTGCACAGAAATTCCATGGATCCGGATTGGATCTATAA
- the LOC113766821 gene encoding cytosolic sulfotransferase 5-like, with translation MSTSPSSSSAPLSEDSELQELMEQQRKNLLSTLPRQRWQGSYLYKYNGFWFSTMQMPGLVEFRKHFQARDSDVLIITTPKSGTTWLKALAFALMNRNICPINQNHPLLNQNPHTLVLHLEYPNPYDKQHPDYSFQGSRRLLGTHCPLALLPESVMNSGCKIVYLSRNIKDIFVSYWHFTNKLGSTETSFEEFFDLFCKGVSLSGPIWDHVLGYWKASLDKPQKVLFLKYEEMTQEPAFNLKHLAEFLGCPISQEEETAGVVDEILGLCSFDHMRNLEVNKSGTMWNHSNQVFFRNGKVGDWKNDLPSEMAERLDQITAQKFLGSGLDL, from the coding sequence ATGTCGACATCTCCATCCTCCTCCTCAGCTCCTTTATCAGAAGATTCAGAACTACAGGAACTAATGGAACAGCAGCGCAAGAACCTGCTTTCTACTCTCCCCAGACAGAGATGGCAAGGTTCTTACCTGTACAAGTACAATGGCTTTTGGTTCAGCACTATGCAGATGCCAGGGCTCGTTGAATTCCGAAAGCACTTCCAGGCTCGAGACAGTGATGTCCTAATTATCACCACTCCCAAGTCGGGCACCACATGGCTGAAGGCCCTCGCATTTGCCTTGATGAACCGAAATATTTGTCCCATCAACCAGAACCACCCTTTGCTCAACCAAAATCCTCATACTCTTGTGCTACACTTGGAATATCCTAACCCTTATGATAAACAGCACCCTGATTATTCTTTCCAAGGATCAAGAAGACTGCTTGGAACCCACTGCCCGCTTGCGCTACTGCCCGAGTCAGTGATGAACTCGGGTTGCAAGATTGTCTATCTAAGCAGAAACATTAAGGATATTTTTGTCTCGTATTGGCACTTCACTAATAAGTTGGGGAGTACTGAAACCTCTTTCGAGGAATTTTTTGACCTGTTTTGTAAGGGAGTGAGCTTATCTGGACCTATTTGGGATCATGTTTTAGGTTACTGGAAAGCAAGCTTGGACAAGCCCCAAAAGGTACTTTTTCTTAAGTATGAAGAAATGACACAAGAACCAGCTTTTAACCTGAAACATCTTGCCGAGTTCTTGGGTTGTCCAATTTCTCAAGAGGAAGAGACAGCAGGAGTGGTTGATGAGATTTTAGGGCTTTGTAGCTTTGATCACATGAGGAATTTGGAGGTGAACAAGAGCGGGACCATGTGGAATCATAGCAATCAGGTATTTTTTCGTAATGGTAAGGTTGGAGATTGGAAAAATGATCTTCCAAGTGAGATGGCAGAACGGCTTGACCAGATCACTGCACAAAAATTCCTTGGATCCGGATTGGATCTATAA
- the LOC113766210 gene encoding protein FAR1-RELATED SEQUENCE 5-like: MDATTSMETEVSSYRRLDFDKVDQITNDEVSTPPVLNVIKDVNKIHASIPPELLPKMGMEFENEEDACNFYLAYAKEVGFGIKRSSFHKDSNGRLMDRVFCCSAEGNEERIKKISISHRKINSIHAAEIDMAHHVGITPKVSHELMALQVGERENLGFIPEDYRNYLRSKRTIQMDVGDTGSVLEYLQKMQLEDPNFFYAIQVDQDALITNIFWTDGLMRVDYASFGDVVCFDTTYRKNNEGRPFVLFVGVNNHK; this comes from the exons ATGGATGCTACGACTTCTATGGAAACTGAGGTATCATCCTATCGCAGATTGGATTTTGACAAGGTAGATCAAATTACCAATGATGAGGTTTCCACTCCACCAGTTTTAAATGTGATAAAAGATGTAAACAAAATTCATGCATCGATTCCTCCTGAACTACTTCCGAAGATGGGCATGGAATTTGAGAATGAAGAAGATGCTTGTAATTTTTACTTAGCGTATGCAAAGGaagttggttttggaatcaAAAGAAGTAGCTTCCACAAAGATAGCAATGGTAGGCTCATGGATAGGGTATTTTGTTGTAGTGCTGAAGGAAACGAGGAAAGGATAAAAAAGATCTCAAT ATCACATAGAAAGATAAATTCTATTCATGCAGCTGAAATTGATATGGCACACCATGTGGGTATAACACCAAAAGTTTCTCATGAACTTATGGCACTACAAGTAGGAGAACGGGAGAACTTAGGTTTCATTCCTGAGGATTACAGGAATTATTTACGTTCTAAACGGACAATACAAATGGATGTTGGAGATACAGGAAGCGTACTTGAATATTTGCAAAAAATGCAATTAGAGGATCCTAATTTCTTCTATGCAATTCAAGTGGATCAGGATGCTTTGATTACAAATATTTTTTGGACTGACGGATTAATGAGGGTAGATTATGCAAGTTTTGGAGATGTTGTTTGTTTTGACACGACGTACAGAAAGAATAATGAAGGCCGtccatttgttttatttgttggaGTGAATAATCATAAATAG
- the LOC113765524 gene encoding eukaryotic translation initiation factor 3 subunit H, whose protein sequence is MANSGARSFLQVAATEEVAPPLRVVQIEGLVVLKIIKHCKEFSPALVTGQLLGLDVGSVLEVTNCFPFPIREEDEEIEAEGANYQLEMMRCLREVNVDNNTVGWYQSTLFGSYQTVELIETFMNYQENIRRCVCIIYDPSRSNQGVLALKALKLSDSFMELYRSNNFTGEKLREKNLSWVDIFEEIPIKVSNSALISAFMTELQPDTPVNQCDYERLQLSTHPYLERNMEFLIECMDDLSMEQQKFQFYYRNLSRQQAQQQAWLQKRRAENMTRKAAGEEPLPEEDPSNPVFKPIPEPSRLDSFLITNQIANYCNQINGVAGQSFSRLYLMKALHEN, encoded by the exons ATGGCTAACT CGGGGGCGCGGTCGTTTTTACAGGTGGCGGCTACAGAGGAGGTTGCGCCGCCGCTGAGAGTCGTCCAAATCGAGGGACTG gttgttttgaaaattataaAGCATTGCAAGGAGTTTTCGCCAGCTTTGGTCACAGGGCAGCTACTTGGGTTGGATGTTGGTAGTGTCCTTGAAGTCACCAATTGTTTCCCATTTCCA ATACGGGAGGAAGATGAAGAGATTGAAGCAGAGGGTGCTAATTATCAGCTTGAAATGATGAGATGCTTGAGAGAGGTTAATGTTGACAACAACACTGTTGGATG GTACCAATCAACCCTATTCGGTTCCTACCAGACAGTGGAATTGATTGAGACATTCATGAATTATCAG GAAAATATAAGACGGTGCGTTTGCATTATTTATGATCCTTCCAGGTCAAACCAAGGAGTTTTAGCTTTGAAGGCCTTGAAGCTCTCTGATTCTTTTATGGAACTCTACCGCAGCAATAACTTTACTGGAGAGAA GTTGAGGGAGAAGAATCTTTCATGGGTTGATATCTTCGAAGAGATCCCT ATAAAGGTTTCAAATTCTGCTCTCATCAGTGCCTTTATGACTGAACTTCAACCAGACACTCCTGTTAACCAG TGTGATTATGAAAGGCTACAATTGTCAACCCATCCATACTTGGAGAGGAATATGGAATTTTTGATTGAATGTATGGATGATTTGTCAATGGAACAGCAAAAG TTCCAATTCTATTACCGAAATTTATCTCGTCAACAAGCTCAGCAACAGGCGTGGCTTCAGAAGAGAAG GGCTGAAAACATGACACGTAAAGCTGCAGGGGAAGAGCCATTGCCTGAAGAAGATCCTTCAAACCCCGTTTTTAAGCCAATTCCAGAACCATCACGGTTGGATAGCTTTCTCATCACAAATCAAATTGCCAACTATTGCAACCAAATTAATGG AGTTGCTGGACAAAGCTTCAGCAGGCTATACTTGATGAAAGCTCTGCATGAAAACTGA